From Nitrospirota bacterium, the proteins below share one genomic window:
- a CDS encoding isoprenylcysteine carboxylmethyltransferase family protein: MSDHAKYLILSTLVIAWCFLHSAMISISVTEYLKRSLGSPFRYYRLFYNVVAAITLVPVVLFAYSVRTQPVFSWDGYLRIIQFVMLGTSGLLFFLGGRHYDARQLLGIKQLQEGTSNKAITDSGALDTSGVLGVIRHPWYSASILLIWAGQLDVSAILVNTILTAYLFIGTVLEEKKLLREFGAEYRDYQARVSMFIPYKWLTSIISKRVAG, encoded by the coding sequence ATGTCAGATCACGCGAAATACCTGATCCTCTCGACGCTTGTCATCGCATGGTGCTTTTTGCACAGCGCAATGATATCGATATCGGTGACGGAATATCTCAAGAGGAGCCTGGGGTCACCATTCCGTTACTATCGTTTGTTTTATAACGTTGTGGCAGCGATAACCCTCGTGCCGGTGGTGTTGTTTGCCTATTCAGTTCGAACGCAACCGGTATTCTCCTGGGATGGATATCTGCGGATAATCCAGTTTGTGATGCTGGGGACGTCTGGCCTGTTGTTTTTTCTTGGAGGGCGTCACTATGACGCGCGTCAACTCCTGGGCATCAAACAGTTACAGGAAGGGACCTCGAACAAGGCGATAACGGATTCCGGCGCACTGGACACTTCGGGTGTCCTGGGAGTGATCCGACATCCCTGGTATTCAGCAAGCATACTCCTTATCTGGGCCGGTCAACTCGACGTTTCCGCCATCCTGGTTAATACGATCCTTACCGCCTATTTGTTCATTGGAACAGTACTCGAAGAAAAAAAACTGCTCAGGGAATTTGGAGCGGAATACCGCGACTATCAAGCCAGGGTTTCCATGTTCATTCCGTATAAATGGCTCACGTCAATAATTAGCAAACGCGTAGCAGGCTGA